A genomic region of Desulfosarcina ovata subsp. ovata contains the following coding sequences:
- a CDS encoding ABC transporter permease yields the protein MTGARGKKIVLWSIVWFNLIALSLPTIIILGASFTAGDIVQFPPAGLSLKWYKHLWLLDDFKEAFVRTFYVSVICTIVSIPAGTLAAIAMARYRIVLRMALQVYLLLPFTIPLVVSGLGMMLVFGEIRILGQLWPVGIGLCIINLPFMIWAVSATVNALDDELENAAANCGAPPLQTFLTVTLPCVMPGVITGALLMFILAFNEFLVSLFLTDARIVTLPVMIYNSIRSVITPDLAAVSVVYIVVAFVAVWLLDKVVGLELFLRSK from the coding sequence TTGACCGGCGCCCGGGGGAAAAAAATCGTTTTGTGGTCGATCGTCTGGTTCAACCTGATCGCGCTCAGCCTGCCCACGATCATTATCCTGGGGGCGTCATTCACCGCCGGGGATATTGTTCAGTTCCCGCCGGCCGGCCTCTCCCTGAAATGGTACAAACATCTCTGGCTCTTGGACGATTTCAAGGAAGCCTTCGTACGGACGTTCTACGTATCGGTCATCTGCACCATCGTCAGCATCCCGGCCGGAACCCTGGCCGCCATCGCCATGGCCCGATACCGGATCGTCCTGCGCATGGCGCTGCAGGTTTACCTGCTCCTGCCGTTCACCATTCCGCTGGTGGTATCGGGTTTGGGAATGATGCTGGTCTTTGGTGAGATCCGTATCCTGGGCCAGTTGTGGCCGGTGGGGATCGGTCTTTGCATCATCAACCTGCCGTTCATGATCTGGGCCGTCAGCGCAACGGTGAACGCCTTGGACGATGAACTGGAGAACGCCGCCGCCAACTGTGGCGCCCCGCCGCTGCAGACCTTCCTTACCGTCACCCTGCCGTGCGTCATGCCGGGGGTGATCACCGGCGCCCTGTTGATGTTCATCCTGGCCTTCAACGAATTCCTCGTCAGCCTCTTTCTGACGGACGCGCGCATCGTGACCCTGCCGGTCATGATCTACAACTCCATCCGCAGCGTGATCACGCCGGACCTGGCCGCCGTTTCGGTGGTCTACATCGTTGTCGCCTTCGTGGCCGTGTGGCTGTTGGACAAGGTGGTGGGACTGGAACTGTTTTTGCGATCAAAATGA
- a CDS encoding ABC transporter ATP-binding protein, which yields MTQPPPMVELNDVSKHFGNVKAVRHASFGIPKGTVLTILGPSGCGKTTLLRMIAGFDTPTHGEIFINGSSVSAVPPYQRSIGMVFQKLALFPHMTAEANIAYPLKMRRFDPQAIPELVDRYLKIVQLDGMGRRRIHALSGGQQQRVAIARALSFGPDLLLLDEPLSALDRKLREEMQLEFRRIQQELGVTTINVTHDQREALVMSDKIIVMADGVIQQNGDPVNLYREPSNRFVAHFIGLTASMPGRVADVRGADVKVEIGGLTLKGRTAETELTRGAPVDCAIRAEQVRISKPEQDTENLDNAVAGEVEQRIFEGDRMVYQVRCAAMNNAVLFAYDHDPTHHNIHRKEEKIKVCWNRSDLFVYASQ from the coding sequence GTGACCCAACCGCCGCCGATGGTTGAACTGAACGATGTTTCCAAACACTTTGGGAATGTCAAAGCCGTACGACACGCCAGCTTTGGCATTCCCAAGGGAACGGTCCTGACGATCCTTGGACCGAGTGGCTGTGGAAAAACCACCTTACTGCGGATGATCGCCGGGTTCGACACCCCGACCCATGGTGAAATTTTCATCAATGGGTCGTCGGTATCTGCGGTTCCCCCTTACCAACGATCCATCGGCATGGTCTTTCAAAAACTGGCCCTTTTCCCCCACATGACCGCTGAGGCCAACATTGCCTACCCGCTGAAGATGCGGCGCTTCGACCCACAGGCCATTCCCGAACTGGTGGACCGCTATCTGAAAATCGTTCAACTCGATGGAATGGGCAGGCGGCGGATCCACGCACTTTCCGGCGGGCAACAACAGCGGGTGGCCATTGCCCGGGCGCTCTCTTTCGGTCCGGACCTTCTGCTTCTGGATGAACCCCTGTCGGCCCTTGACCGGAAGCTGCGGGAAGAAATGCAGCTTGAATTCCGCCGCATCCAGCAGGAACTGGGCGTCACGACCATCAATGTTACCCATGATCAGCGCGAGGCCCTGGTCATGTCCGACAAGATCATTGTCATGGCCGACGGCGTCATTCAACAAAACGGCGACCCGGTCAACCTGTATCGGGAGCCGTCGAACCGCTTTGTGGCCCATTTCATCGGCCTGACCGCATCGATGCCCGGCCGGGTGGCCGATGTCCGGGGGGCCGATGTAAAGGTCGAAATCGGCGGGTTGACGTTAAAGGGCCGCACTGCGGAAACCGAATTGACCCGGGGCGCTCCGGTTGACTGCGCGATCCGTGCTGAGCAGGTCCGTATTTCAAAGCCGGAACAGGATACGGAAAATTTGGATAACGCGGTGGCAGGTGAAGTGGAGCAACGCATCTTCGAAGGCGATCGCATGGTATATCAGGTTCGCTGCGCGGCCATGAACAATGCTGTCCTCTTTGCGTACGATCATGACCCGACCCATCATAACATTCATCGAAAAGAGGAAAAAATCAAAGTTTGCTGGAACCGGTCCGACTTGTTCGTTTATGCGTCTCAATAG
- a CDS encoding ABC transporter permease produces the protein MGSSADQKPFRYPLKWRVLDRAEAIASMWPRRWAPLTGYLFLIPSILLVFVLVIGLAYLFENSFHELDLTTYRLKAAFELVNYKTALTSPTYQSVILRSLGASVLVTVITACLAFPYAYVMVRAKTAFTRKFLLISLFLPFFIGQVVRAYGWLIILGKEGLLNQLATSLGFPQINMIYNFPAVILGLVQYMLPFAVLLMAPAITAIGEDVELASESLGANWIQTFRHVVIPMAMPGIVGASVVLFTLTLTDFAMPEILGGGTMDFIANSIYDSFFLLSNPGLGAALSMFLVTLGSLVVTVIFSICGTGTLGFSRRTH, from the coding sequence ATGGGTTCGTCCGCGGATCAAAAACCGTTTCGCTATCCGCTCAAGTGGCGCGTGCTGGACCGGGCCGAGGCCATCGCTTCGATGTGGCCCCGGCGCTGGGCGCCTTTGACCGGTTACCTCTTTCTGATTCCTTCCATCCTGCTGGTATTCGTTCTGGTGATCGGTCTGGCCTATCTGTTCGAAAACAGTTTCCATGAACTGGATCTGACCACCTACCGGCTGAAAGCGGCCTTTGAGCTGGTCAACTACAAAACCGCCCTAACGAGTCCGACCTACCAGTCCGTGATCCTCCGAAGCCTGGGCGCCTCGGTACTGGTCACGGTGATCACCGCATGCCTCGCCTTTCCCTACGCCTATGTCATGGTGCGGGCGAAAACCGCCTTTACGCGGAAATTTCTGCTGATCAGCCTTTTCCTGCCCTTTTTTATCGGCCAGGTCGTCCGGGCGTACGGCTGGCTGATTATCCTGGGCAAGGAGGGCCTGCTCAACCAGCTGGCCACATCCCTGGGATTTCCCCAGATCAACATGATCTACAATTTCCCGGCGGTGATCCTGGGGCTGGTGCAATACATGCTCCCCTTTGCCGTGCTGCTGATGGCGCCGGCCATCACCGCCATCGGCGAAGACGTGGAACTCGCCTCGGAAAGTCTGGGAGCCAATTGGATACAGACCTTCCGGCACGTGGTCATCCCCATGGCCATGCCCGGAATCGTGGGCGCCTCGGTGGTGCTGTTCACCCTGACGCTGACCGATTTCGCCATGCCCGAAATCCTGGGCGGGGGCACCATGGACTTTATCGCCAATTCCATTTACGACAGCTTTTTCCTGCTTTCCAATCCCGGACTGGGCGCGGCACTGTCCATGTTCCTGGTAACCCTGGGCAGCCTCGTGGTCACCGTGATCTTCTCCATCTGCGGCACCGGGACGCTCGGATTTTCAAGGAGAACCCATTGA
- a CDS encoding ABC transporter substrate-binding protein, protein MEWKKGIKRRDFLKATAGFAGALALSPGMAFAAAPKKPKEIIVRAWGGAWGDALKAGVADGYTAATGIRVRMDFTEDNEIKPKIWAAVDQGRIPPIHVNWDTTTNATISALRGVTVDLSDLSNLKGLMPLAKPVGLDGYPLVNTYAYVYVCAYRPEAFPDGPPKSWKVLLDPKFKGRIALYDDGIGFNPIAVIAGGGTFADIPDNMAPGYAFYRQLKANKPLLGEDADFTNWFQNGEIDLACTISVNARAAKQNGINVAWTVPEEGCKVDTDGLWVPKGLPGNEEYWAKEFVNYALTRDAQQKWCSMLGLPPVFPGIDPPADLVGDVSYPTKPEDFEKLVRVPSKVLVENQPKWFATFNQIFQG, encoded by the coding sequence ATGGAATGGAAAAAAGGGATCAAACGTCGTGATTTTCTGAAGGCGACCGCGGGTTTTGCGGGCGCACTGGCCCTGTCACCGGGCATGGCCTTTGCCGCCGCCCCCAAAAAGCCCAAGGAGATTATCGTCCGCGCCTGGGGCGGCGCCTGGGGCGATGCACTCAAAGCGGGCGTGGCCGACGGGTATACCGCCGCCACGGGCATCAGGGTCCGCATGGATTTTACCGAAGACAATGAGATCAAACCGAAAATCTGGGCCGCTGTCGACCAGGGACGCATCCCCCCGATTCACGTCAACTGGGATACGACCACCAACGCCACCATATCGGCCCTGCGCGGCGTGACGGTCGATCTGAGCGATCTGTCCAACCTGAAGGGCCTGATGCCGTTGGCCAAGCCGGTCGGCCTGGACGGATATCCGCTGGTCAACACCTATGCGTATGTCTATGTTTGCGCCTACCGGCCGGAGGCCTTTCCGGACGGCCCGCCCAAATCCTGGAAAGTGCTGCTGGACCCCAAATTCAAAGGCCGCATTGCCCTGTACGATGACGGTATCGGCTTCAACCCCATTGCGGTCATCGCCGGAGGCGGCACGTTTGCCGACATCCCGGACAACATGGCGCCGGGATACGCATTCTATCGCCAATTGAAGGCGAACAAACCGCTTCTGGGTGAGGACGCCGATTTTACCAACTGGTTTCAGAACGGCGAGATCGACCTGGCCTGCACCATCAGTGTGAACGCCCGCGCGGCCAAGCAGAACGGAATCAATGTTGCCTGGACCGTCCCCGAAGAAGGCTGCAAGGTCGACACGGACGGCCTCTGGGTGCCCAAAGGCCTTCCCGGGAATGAGGAGTACTGGGCCAAGGAATTCGTCAACTACGCCCTGACCCGGGACGCCCAGCAAAAATGGTGTTCGATGCTCGGCCTGCCCCCGGTGTTCCCCGGTATCGATCCGCCGGCCGACCTCGTCGGTGATGTTTCCTATCCGACCAAGCCCGAGGATTTCGAAAAACTCGTCCGCGTGCCCTCGAAGGTGCTCGTCGAAAACCAGCCCAAATGGTTCGCCACGTTCAACCAGATATTTCAGGGATAA
- a CDS encoding MFS transporter has translation MPTAESAADQTPERFSALLGPILFLTSLFFINFLSRIILAPLLPTIEQDLGISHGEAGSLFLLISVGYFVTLILSGYFSARLLHRRTIVLSAAALGLALYCVALSQGLWGIRVGLILLGMAAGLYLPSGIASLTTLVNPRHWGKAMAIHELAPNLSFVAAPLLAEAILGWFSWRQALALLGSLSLIEALAFARFGKGGDFPGNVPSFGALRTLLRLPAFWIMMILIMLGISATMGIFTMLPLYLVTEHSMERSLANELIGFSRVLGVGMSFLSGWANDRLGPKRTLISILLLSGTATILLGILSGPGLIVLVFVQPLVAVCFFPPAFAVLLAIGPANMRNVSISLTGPVAFVMGGGVIPMLIGVMGDRGSFAAGIITVGGMILAGALLAAFLRIQEKK, from the coding sequence ATGCCGACCGCCGAATCCGCAGCCGATCAGACGCCGGAGCGTTTCAGCGCGCTATTGGGTCCCATCCTGTTCCTGACATCTCTGTTTTTCATCAACTTCCTCTCCAGAATCATCCTGGCCCCCCTTCTGCCCACCATTGAGCAAGATCTGGGAATCAGTCATGGTGAGGCCGGCTCGCTCTTTCTATTGATTTCGGTAGGATATTTCGTAACTCTGATTTTGTCGGGTTATTTCTCGGCACGCCTGCTGCACCGGCGAACCATCGTGTTATCGGCGGCCGCGCTGGGCCTGGCGCTGTATTGCGTTGCCCTCAGCCAGGGGCTCTGGGGAATACGAGTGGGCCTAATTTTACTGGGGATGGCAGCGGGGCTCTACCTGCCTTCGGGAATCGCATCACTCACGACACTGGTCAACCCCCGGCACTGGGGCAAGGCGATGGCCATTCACGAACTGGCCCCCAACCTCAGTTTTGTTGCCGCCCCTCTGCTCGCCGAAGCCATCCTGGGCTGGTTCTCATGGCGCCAGGCCCTGGCTCTTTTGGGCAGTCTCTCGTTAATTGAGGCGCTGGCATTTGCCCGATTTGGTAAAGGCGGCGACTTCCCCGGCAATGTCCCCAGCTTCGGAGCCCTCAGAACCCTTCTCCGGCTACCGGCCTTCTGGATCATGATGATCCTTATCATGCTGGGGATCAGCGCCACCATGGGTATTTTCACGATGCTGCCGCTTTACCTGGTGACCGAGCACAGCATGGAACGTAGCTTGGCCAACGAACTCATTGGTTTTTCCCGGGTACTTGGCGTCGGGATGTCCTTTTTATCCGGATGGGCCAATGATCGTTTGGGCCCCAAACGGACCCTGATCTCGATTTTACTCCTCAGCGGGACAGCCACAATCCTGCTCGGAATTTTGTCGGGCCCCGGACTGATTGTCCTGGTCTTCGTGCAACCCCTTGTGGCGGTCTGTTTCTTTCCCCCCGCCTTTGCCGTACTCTTGGCCATCGGTCCGGCCAACATGCGTAACGTATCCATCTCCCTGACGGGTCCGGTAGCGTTTGTCATGGGCGGTGGCGTTATCCCCATGCTGATCGGTGTGATGGGCGACCGGGGCAGTTTTGCCGCAGGCATTATCACCGTGGGGGGGATGATCCTGGCCGGTGCCCTGCTGGCCGCTTTTCTCAGAATTCAGGAGAAGAAATAA